From the genome of Apostichopus japonicus isolate 1M-3 chromosome 17, ASM3797524v1, whole genome shotgun sequence:
CATTAGAGACTTACTGTTTAGAGCTGAGGAGTATGAACATCCTGCTTACCTCTGCCAAACAGAATGACATCACTGGTCAGATAAGTTTTGCTTGTTTAAAAACGATACACACCAGAGTTCAAACAATGTTccatagaaatatatattactggAAACAAGATTCTTCTCAGGCTTTAACAAACACTTAAATACCACAGATATTCACCTCTTCATAGCTCAGCTGCAGAAACTCCTGGACAGGATATGGATCAGGTTTACGTATAACCTGTTTGGACTTCATCTGCCAAAGGAAAaaagagcaccaatggtgcagtcACTCATTCCATCGAAAGACAGttgaaaacattttgagaaacaTCTCAGGAATTTAATAGTAATTACTGTAATCAACTCTTGCAGCAGGTATATGCATTGTTGTGACAGGGATGGATTGTGGCCTCTGATGTGAATTTGAAGATGAGATAACTGATGTTCAATCATCTCTCCCTGAAGtgactatgtacagtaattatTTCTGTAAAATATTAATCATGCTACTGAATTAGTTCATTGGTAGCACTCTCTTGTCTGAAATTGACTTGAACTTATACATCCAAGTCATGTAGTTAAATTCCTTCACTTGCATCTTTAAATCTTTTGGCTTTTAGTGCAGGCGATACAGGTTGTGACCTTTACTGACCTCAAAGAACATTTGAAACATCTCGTATACTTTTTCAGATAAAATggccttgaatgaccttgacaTCAAATTCTTCAAGAAGGCTAATGATCCACCATCCGATGATTATCATGTCTGTCTTTCATTCAACTCAATCAAATATAGCATTTCAAAGATGAAGCAGTAATTTCCAATGAATTCTAGGCGAGTTTCAATCTTAATCTCTAGACAAACCCACATGACCCAAAACTAGCAAATGACCATTTTGCTCACGTGTTGTGAGCTGCTATGCATTCAGTAAAAGTACCATTACTACACTGATTTGTAAACAAGACCCATTTCGATCCATAGATGACCTTTTAATGTGTCCCCTTTTGACTGATAATGAACTTTTAAGCTTCAAAATTTGCATCCACAAAACTGTGACAATAAATATcaagaaaaaaggaaactaCATTTGACATTCAACCAGGCAGCGTCTTAGTAGGTACAGTATCTAGTTTCAAGGTTTTTCAACTCTGTTCTCTGCTGACTAATAAGACCAGGTGTGGTGGAGTCTGGATCTTACAAATATAGCTGGACAATCTTTTCATAATTCTTTACTAACCTTGTGTGTCTGCTCCTTGTCTTCCTGTCGATGCCTCTTCTGATTCTGTGTCTCGTTTGATTTACTGTTCCTCAATTTGGTTTGCTGATGACCCGGTGCATTAGATTCATCCAGGACTTTGAATTGGGTCAACTCTGTGTCTGACTTTGAAACCTGACTCTGTTGCTCAAGTTGCTTATCTTTCTTCATCCTACAATCGTCATCACTACTGCATCTTATGTCACCTGTTCCCATCCCCGTCAAACATTTTACCTTCATCACATCATCTCTTAGGCCAATGCCTGTCAACATATCTATTGGCTGGGATTTACCTGAACATGACTCACATTGTTGACTTCTCACATAACCAGTGTGATCTCTCTTAACACCCTTCTTATGATCCCCTTCTTCTTTAATATCAGTCCAACTAGTATCCAtattcattgaaatattttcctCCAACTTTGAGGTTTCTTTCTTCAAGAATTGCTCTTGGCTATCACAGATGTGACTACTGTGACCTTCTTTGCTCTTATCTACTTGTGGAGTCCACTCACTGACATCAACATCACACGTCTGGTGATGCAAACATGTTGATTTCTCTCCTTTCTCTTCAATTTCAGAGCTGCTATCTTCTTTCCAAGATGTATCACCCATATCTTCAGTTTcttcaatgacctttgacccaatGCAAGCAGGTTGGTATTCCTTAGAGGTAGATGGAGCATTTGTATTTCCCTCACCATCTATCTGTTCCTTCTCTCCCATTTTCAGGACTTTTAGTTTACTCCAGGACAGATGTCTCTCATACCTGCAAGAAACACCAGTCAAAAACACACTGTGAGAATCTCTAGCCTTACTTTAAAAAGTGAAATGATGTCATGTGATGTGACACATACATATGGAATGATGTGATGTCATAACATGCTGTGGGAGGCCATTTCATGTTATGTGCTGAGgtgtttgtgatgtcatatgaTGTGAGGTCACAGTattttgcaatgtaaaaatgcatagctggagcCTGGAGGCACACAATAAAATCTTTTTTTGGGCTCATACTAAAGTATTTTAGTACATAAACAATACTGTGGTTCCTGTTTAGTCGAACGAGACAGTTATTTAGAGAAGATTGATATCAAAGTTAGCAGATTCTCGCTGACCAGAAACGTGAAGCTTAAAGCTCATTAACGTACAGGTCACTGCATGACGTCATTCTACGGAGTGTACCGCGAAcatgaaacaataacaatggactTTCCATGTACTTCTCATAAGAAAGTGATCCATAATTTATTAACTTCACTCTTCCAATAACCATGCAGCTACAAGAGAATTGTTCACACATTGGGTAGCAATTCTTTAATTAGATTTAGAAGTAAATTATACCGCTGTGAAGTTAGTTACTTATTCCGCGTTCCTCGTTtgatattcgcgaatgagtaactgctacctattCAGTTACTTATTCAACAGTGCTATCAACGTAAAACCTATGGCAAGCCGAATGCtatcttacaagatgttcaagaTTTGGTCATATTTTCCAAATatatgggtcatatgaactctaaagacGATTTAGAAATCTCTCAAAATGCGTTTTGCTGGGTCCAAAGAATacttgaccaattcaaatgaccactacaccatcacttcttaaatgaatgAAACTGGACCATGGAAATATTTTGGCCCTAATCATAGCCTTGGATCACCTACcaaatgggtcatatgaactgtAAAGACAAGGTAGAAGGGTCCCACGATGCATTTGACCttgtccaaagagtgcttgaccaattcatATGagcactacatcatcacttcttaaatgaatgATGGTCTTACCTGTGTTGACGGACTTTTTGAAACCGACTCTGCTGGAATCTTCTTTCAGTTGCTGGTACTGAGAGAAGGAATCATAAAAAGCTATAAAAAATGacattaaaataaagtaaaaaaatgttattgtatAATCAAAAGAAAAGCCAAACCAATCCCCAGTGTTAGTTTCTTGGCACCTTTGTCAATTTCCTTAAGAGTTTGTTTCAGTCAGACATCAATAATTTCTCTGGAAGATCACCTTGCATAGAATTGTTCCTTTACACTGAAATTACTTTCATATGCAATTTCTTGTCTTTAGAAATGTGTTAGATGTCACAAACCAGTAATTTATTGGAAAGTAAATTAAATGAAAGACTGGGAAAGACTTAAGAAATCATCTCAGAATAGATACAATATTTATGTTCGGATATAAAGCTTAATGTATGGATACTTACAAGTCTTTCTCTGATGTCCTTGAAAGGAAGACACAAAATAACCATGCTCTGGTTTTCCTCGGGACAAATTACCTTTACCGAAGCATCCCTAAGAAAGAGAAGatcacatgtat
Proteins encoded in this window:
- the LOC139984740 gene encoding uncharacterized protein, whose translation is MEYPPKLRTKKGCWQQQQTGEAPLPIPIQSLSNKPASNSRWFYYTARLIDGSVLVQKEGDQHFLHRMGCFGKGNLSRGKPEHGYFVSSFQGHQRKTLPATERRFQQSRFQKVRQHRYERHLSWSKLKVLKMGEKEQIDGEGNTNAPSTSKEYQPACIGSKVIEETEDMGDTSWKEDSSSEIEEKGEKSTCLHHQTCDVDVSEWTPQVDKSKEGHSSHICDSQEQFLKKETSKLEENISMNMDTSWTDIKEEGDHKKGVKRDHTGYVRSQQCESCSGKSQPIDMLTGIGLRDDVMKVKCLTGMGTGDIRCSSDDDCRMKKDKQLEQQSQVSKSDTELTQFKVLDESNAPGHQQTKLRNSKSNETQNQKRHRQEDKEQTHKMKSKQVIRKPDPYPVQEFLQLSYEESFFLSYGLGCLTLLKPSTTTAEETPMNLVDIWKEFLVLKPRFPATYACYHYYRSKGWVPRCGIKYGCDFVVYKKGPSFYHSSFAVLAHLVEEGSEMTSALASWYNFTGFSRIIENAAKDIILCYVTYPEEFTELHLKSPACIPHLKVHEICMKRWRPTREREWKEDYPP